Proteins found in one Cardiocondyla obscurior isolate alpha-2009 linkage group LG03, Cobs3.1, whole genome shotgun sequence genomic segment:
- the Clbn gene encoding ribosome quality control complex subunit NEMF homolog, whose translation MKTRFNTYDLVCSVTELQRLVGMRVNQIYDIDHRTYLIRLQRSEEKCVLLLESGNRIHTTGFEWPKNIAPSSFSMKMRKHLKNKRLENLMQVGTDRIIKLQFGSGEAAYHVILEVYDRGNIILTDHEMIILYVLRPHTEGDKIRFAVKEKYPLDRAHSTTMPPVDVIQEHIQKAKVGDSLKKVLNPLLEFGASVIDHVLLKTGFNLGCKIGKDFNTTEDMPKLIQALEEANNMMDYAKKNTSKGYIIQKKESKLSQDGKEDFIFTNIEFHPFLFEQYTNHPYKEFDSFDMAVDEYFSTMEGQKIDLKALQQEKEALQKLERVRKDHTQRLITLEKTQELDKQKAELISRNQVLVDNAILAIQSALANQMSWPDIQVLLKEAQARGDPVASAIKQLKLETNHITLLLHDPYEDSDEESELKPMVIDIDLAHSAFSNAKKYYSQKKSAAKKQQKTIESQGKALKSAEKKTKQTLKEVQTIHTINKLRKMYWFEKFYWFITSENYLVIGGRDQQQNELIVKRYLKAGDLYVHADLTGASSVVIKNPSGNPVPPKTLAEAGTMAVAYSIAWDSKVIASAWWVHHDQVSKSAPTGEYLTTGSFMIRGKKNYLTQSQLIMGLGIMFRLEDSSIERHKDERKVKAIDEESEKADSIIEDDKEIELEGDSDEDDNFENKDILNTIQEEDQDISDSRTSENNIEKNILKEDDDKDIKCQFPDTQIKIDLSGPKVKLHIDNNQSLIQSQKDTKESVVYLGDDKPVIVNASNMEKHVKLKQKMHSKESTDKIEKNDTSENDIKKGEQPVLKRGQKWKLKKMKEKYKDQDEEDRRLSMLVLQSAGTAKEDKRKSRMKDPSGPKQQKKKNTNPKPNITPQPIHMTDNVDDEDVGPIPEVDMLDQLTGKPLSEDELLFAVPVVAPYNTLQNYKFKVKLTPGIGKRGKAAKTAIAVFLRDKEISSREKDLLKAIKDETIARNIPGKVKISAPQIQKLKK comes from the exons ATGAAGACGCGATTTAACACCTACGATCTTGTATGTTCGGTAACTGAACTGCAGAG gcTCGTTGGAATGCGTGTCAATCAAATTTATGACATAGATCATCGTACATATCTTATTCGACTTCAACGTAGTGAGGAAAAATGCGTTCTTTTACTGGAATCGGGTAACAGAATCCACACCACAGGATTCgaatggccaaaaaacatagCCCCTTCTAGTTTCTCCATGAAG aTGCGCAAacatcttaaaaataaaagattagagAATCTTATGCAAGTTGGTACAgatcgaataataaaattacaatttggAAGTGGTGAGGCTGCCTACCATGTAATTTTAGAGGTGTATGATCGTGGTAACATAATACTCACTGATCATGAGATGATAATCTTGTATGTGTTAAGACCTCATACAGAAGGAGATAAGATTAG GTTTGCAGTGAAGGAGAAATATCCCTTAGACAGAGCTCATTCTACAACTATGCCACCAGTAGATGTAATCCAAGAACACATTCAGAAAGCCAAAGTGGGAGATAGTCTTAAGAAAGTGTTAAATCCACTATTAGAATTTGGTGCATCTGTAATTGATCATGTTCTGCTCAAAACTGGATTTAATCTTGGTTGCAAAATTGGCAAAGATTTTAATACTACTGAGGATATgccaaaattaattcaagCACTTGAAGAGGCAAATAATATGATGGATTATGCAAAGAAAAATACCTCAAAAGGTTATATTATACAGAAAAAAGAATCGAAACTGAGTCAAGATGGCAAggaagattttatatttactaaTATTGAATTTCATCCTTTCTTGTTTGAGCAATATACTAATCATCCATACAAGGAGTTTGATTCTTTTGACATGGCAGTGGATGAATATTTCTCAACAATGGAAGGacagaaaattgatttaaaggCTTTACAACAGGAGAAAGAAGCTCtgcaaaaattagaaagagtTAGGAAGGATCATACTCAGAGATTGATTACATTAGAAAAGACACAGGAATTAGATAAACAAAAAGCAGAGCTGATTTCAAGGAATCAAGTTTTAGTGGATAATGCTATACTAGCGATACAAAGCGCGTTGGCAAATCAGATGTCTTGGCCGGATATTCAAGTTTTATTGAAAGAAGCTCAAGCTAGAGGCGATCCTGTCGCTTCTgctataaaacaattaaaattggaaacaAATCATATTACTTTATTGCTACACGATCCCTACGAAGATAGTGACGAAGAATCTGAACTTAAACCTATGGTTATCGATATAGATTTAGCTCATTCAGCATTCAGTAAcgcaaagaaatattacagTCAAAAAAAGTCAGCTGCAAAAAAGCAACAAAAAACGATAGAATCGCAGGGAAAAGCTTTAAAatccgcggaaaaaaaaactaagcaAACATTAAAAGAAGTACAAACCATACatactattaataaattaaggaAAATGTATTGGTTTGAAAAATTCTACTGGTTTATTAcatctgaaaattatttag tGATTGGAGGAAGAGATCAACAGCAGAATGAGTTAATAGTAAAGAGATATCTAAAGGCGGGAGATTTATATGTTCACGCGGATTTAACTGGTGCTAGTTCTGTCGTGATAAAAAATCCCAGTGGTAATCCTGTACCGCCAAAAACGTTAGCAGAGGCCGGTACAATGGCTGTTGCTTAtag TATAGCATGGGATTCGAAAGTAATAGCCAGCGCATGGTGGGTGCATCATGATCAAGTATCCAAGAGTGCACCCACTGGAGAATATCTTACTACTGGGTCTTTCATGATACGcggtaaaaagaattatctcACGCAAAGTCAATTAATTATGGGATTGGGTATTATGTTTCGTTTGGAAGATAGTTCTATCGAACGACACAAAGatgaaagaaaagttaaaGCAATTGATGAAGAAAGTGAAAAAGCGGATTCAATAATTGAAGATGATAAGGAAATAGAATTAGAAGGTGATTCAGACGAAG ATGACAATTTTgaaaacaaagatatattaaatacaattcaAGAAGAAGACCAGGATATATCAGATTCCCGTACATCAGagaataatattgaaaaaaatatacttaaagAAGATGAcgataaagatataaaatgtCAATTTCCTGATacacaaattaaaatcgatcTTTCGGGCCCAAA ggTAAAATTACATATTGACAACAATCAGTCTTTAATTCAATCTCAGAAAGATACAAAAGAAAGTGTAGTTTATTTAGGGGATGATAAACCTGTTATTGTAAATGCATCAAATATGGAAAAACatgtaaaattgaaacaaaaaatgcATTCAAAAGAATCAacagataaaattgaaaaaaatgatacgagtgaaaatgatataaaaaaaggagagcAGCCTGTATTAAAACGGGGACAGAAGTGGAAActgaagaaaatgaaagaaaaatataaagatcaAGATGAAGAAGATAGAAGACTTTCTATGCTTGTCTTACag TCGGCAGGTACAGCCaaagaagataaaagaaaaagtaggATGAAAGATCCATCAGGTCCAAagcaacaaaaaaagaaaaatacaaatccAAAACCAAATATTACACCACAACCTATACATATGACAGATAACGTTGACGATGAAGACGTGGGTCCAATTCCCGAAGTTGACATGCTCGATCAATTAACAGGAAAGCCTTTATCAGAAGATGAATTGTTGTTTGCTGTTCCTGTGGTAGCACCTTATAATACCttgcaaaattataa gtttaaagtaaaattgacACCAGGCATTGGTAAGAGAGGTAAAGCTGCTAAAACAGCTATAGCAGTATTTTTGAGAGACAAAGAAATTTCTTCACgtgaaaaagatttattaaaagcaaTCAAAGATGAAACGATAGCCAGAAATATACCtggaaaagtgaaaatcagTGCTCCTCAGAttcaaaaactaaaaaaataa
- the LOC139113935 gene encoding serine/threonine-protein kinase VRK1, producing MAAKPAAKAAKRQPKKRGYQMPEPIPVGEILKDVAKGQWILGKSIGVGGFGEVYSAAPYSGKVPKEYPNVIKIEPHGNGPLFVEMHFYMRNCKPDEINSWQKEKKLPALGIPKYIASGSHEYKDTKYRFLVIDRYGKDLWKIFEENNRQFPEYIVYKLALQILDILEYIHHKNYVHADVKGENLLLDLHSYDQIYLVDFGLASRSTSNTEFKADPKKAHNGTLQYTSRDAHMGVPTYRGDIEILNYNIVLWLCGSLPWDKLLDPVKVQKEKEEAFNDINIFLNKCFPDCVPKVVHKFMTLLANLKFNEVPPYEKFKEILITGIKKLNHKSDGKLKLNCINISQQTSSKNIEQKIKKPNNEIRRSPRVKHTNTPNSAKISRKSTISIVIDKKRGDLKDLRKALTYMDSDEEYDIQILKKTKKTDLPGKIQKVTRKVASRKKKVVVVDSERDDSEDDSKNNSNKEILPEHSNKIKQKSTTTKAKNIKISDDLEIASKPEVLPKGSKSRPRIAKSKTTKNKLEPKKKKTENEIEIQSDEDIFEN from the exons ATGGCGGCAAAACCGGCAGCAAAAGCAGCAAAACGGCAACCGAAAAAGAGAGGTTATCAGATGCCCGAGCCGATACCCGTCGGAGAGATTCTTAAGGACGTCGCGAAAGGCCAGTGGATCTTGGGCAAATCAATTGGTGTCGGTGGTTTCGGAGAAGTTTATTCTG ctGCACCATATTCTGGAAAGGTTCCCAAAGAATATCccaatgttataaaaatt GAACCGCATGGCAATGGTCCATTATTTGTAGAAATGCATTTCTATATGAGAAACTGTAAACCAGATGAAA tTAATAGCTggcagaaagaaaagaaacttcCTGCCCTTGGAATACCGAAGTATATTGCTTCTGGAAGTCATGAATACAAAGATACAAAATATCGATTTTTAGTTATAGACCGTTATGGGAAAGATTTATGgaaaatatttgaagaaaataacaGGCAATTTCCAGAATATATAGTGTATAAACTAGCTTTGCAAAta cTAGATATATTGGAATATATTCATCACAAAAATTATGTTCATGCTGATGTTAAAGGTGAAAATCTGTTACTGGACTTACATTCCTACgatcaaatttatttagtaGACTTTGGCTTAGCTTCTCGCAGCACATCAAATACTGAATTCAAAGCTGACCCTAAAAAAGCACATAACGGCACTTTACAGTACACAAGCAGGGATGCTCATATGGgag tacCAACGTACCGTGGAGATATTGAAATTTTGAATTACAATATAGTTTTATGGCTATGTGGATCACTCCCATGGGACAAATTACTCGATCCTGTTAaagtacaaaaagaaaaagaagaggcttttaatgatataaatatttttttaaataagtgcTTTCCTGACTGTGTTCCAAAAGTTGTGCATAAATTTATGACTTTATTAGcgaatttaaagtttaatgaaGTACCGCCTTATGAAAAGTTtaaggaaatattaataactggTATAAAGAAATTGAATCATAAATCAgatggaaaattaaaattaaattgtattaatatttcacaacAAACCAgttctaaaaatattgaacaaaaaattaaaaaacccAACAATGAAATTAGAAGGAGTCCCCGTGTGAAACATACAAATACTCCAAATTCTGCGAAAATTTCCAGAAAAAGTACTATATCAATTGTAATTGATAAAAAGCGTGGTGACTTAAAAGATCTTAGGAAAGCATTAACTTATATGGATTCTGATGAGGAATATGATATacaaattcttaaaaaaacgaaaaaaacaGATCTCCCTGGAAAAATCCAAAAGGTAACGAGGAAAGTAGcttcacgtaaaaaaaaagtagtagTAGTAGATTCAGAGAGAGACGACTCTGAAGAtgattctaaaaataattctaataaagag ATATTACCAGAACAttcaaacaaaattaaacaaaaatcaacTACTACTAAAgctaaaaatatcaaaatttcgGATGATTTAGAAATCGCTTCTAAGCCGGAG gTACTACCAAAAGGATCAAAATCACGGCCTAGGATTGCTAAAAGTAAAACTACTAAGAATAAATTAGAgcccaagaaaaaaaaaactgaaaatgAAATCGAAATTCAATCTGATGaagatatatttgaaaattaa
- the Rps16 gene encoding small ribosomal subunit protein uS9, with translation MQKKQKEPIRSVQVFGRKKSATAVAYCKHGRGTLRVNGRPLELVEPRVLYFKLQEPIMLLGKEKFNGVDIRVRVSGGGHVAQIYAIRQAISKALVAYFQKYVDEASKKEIKDILIQYDRTLLVADPRRCEPKKFGGPGARARYQKSYR, from the exons ATGCAGAAG aaaCAAAAGGAACCGATCCGCTCCGTGCAGGTCTTCGGACGCAAG AAAAGTGCGACCGCTGTCGCTTACTGTAAACACGGCCGTGGAACTCTTCGTGTGAACGGTCGGCCGCTGGAATTGGTGGAACCTCGTGTACTGTATTTCAAATTGCAAGAACCCATTATGCTGCTGGGCAAG GAAAAGTTTAATGGAGTCGATATCAGAGTGAGAGTTAGCGGTGGTGGTCATGTCGCACAGATTTATGCTATTCGACAGGCTATTTCAAAAGCTCTTGTAGCCtattttcaaaaat atgtTGATGAGGCCAGCAAGAAGGAAATAAAGGACATTCTTATTCAGTACGATCGTACTCTTCTTGTTGCTGATCCAAGAAGGTGTGAGCCAAAGAAATTTGGTGGTCCAGGTGCCAGAGCACGATACCAGAAATCTTATCGTTAA
- the LOC139113937 gene encoding proclotting enzyme codes for MSNRPRRASPFAMLVLVLVVQVIATILPAEAVRSLSGSLNLDVRPEEDDNAVVVEAAIDPDQFVSREGRGILWNGAATRETCLTSKGEVGRCTTFKECYPYFKIPDLGALDGWVLGVYDTCSYIREDGSPSFGICCSNLHPFVTPDPDNCDNPTVENPQVEDNKKVNEGIARPQAAPTWPPQVPTHPPDHTIPPLPTHPPSPGLPGLPTTLKPIGTSSKKPGVATTWPTKKPGWWMSSSTSTTSSASTTNKSPIGDVNSQCGAKNGNQDQERIVGGKNADPGEWPWIAALFNAGRQFCGGSLIDDTHVLTAAHCVANMNSWDVARLTVRLGDYNIKTNTEIRHIERRVKRVVRHRGFNSRTLYNDVALLTLSEPVEFTEQIRPICLPSGSQLYSGKTATVIGWGSLRESGPQPAILQEVSIPVWSNSECKFKYGAAAPGGIVDSFLCAGRAAKDSCSGDSGGPLMVNDGRWTQVGIVSWGIGCGKGQYPGVYTRVTHFLPWIYKNLK; via the exons ATGAGTAATCGGCCACGCAGAGCGTCGCCGTTTGCGATGCTGGTGCTGGTGCTCGTAGTGCAGGTGATCGCGACGATTCTTCCCGCGGAGGCTGTCAGGTCCCTGTCCGGATCACTGAACCTTGACGTTCGCCCGGAGGAGGACGACAATGCCGTCGTCGTTGAAG cTGCAATCGATCCGGACCAGTTCGTCTCGAGGGAAGGTCGGGGTATTCTTTGGAACGGAGCTGCAACTCGCGAGACTTGTTTGACGTCGAAAGGTGAAGTCGGCCGTTGCACGACTTTCAAAGAATGCTACCCATACTTCAAAATTCCGGATCTCGGTGCTCTGGATGGTTGGGTTCTCGGCGTATACGACACGTGCAGTTACATCCGCGAAGACGGAAGTCCGAGCTTCGGGATCTGCTGCTCGAATCTGCATCCCTTCGTCACGCCTGATCCCGACAACTGCGACAATCCCACTGTAGAAAATCCACAA GtggaagataataaaaaggtAAACGAAGGAATAGCACGTCCTCAAGCTGCACCTACTTGGCCGCCACAGGTTCCCACACATCCGCCCGATCACACGATACCGCCACTTCCGACTCATCCGCCGTCACCTGGTTTACCGGGGCTTCCCACTACGCTGAAACCAATTGGCACGAGTTCCAAAAAGCCGGGTGTCGCTACTACGTGGCCAACAAAAAAACCGGGCTGGTGGATGTCCTCGTCGACGTCTACGACGTCGTCCGCGTCGACGACCAACAAATCTCCAATCGGCGACGTAAACTCGCAGTGCGGTGCCAAGAATGGCAATCAAGATCAAGAGCGTATCGTGGGAGGGAAAAATGCAGATCCGGGCGAATGGCCATGGATCGCTGCACTCTTCAATGCTGGACGGCAATTTTGCGGCGGATCACTCATCGACGATACGCACGTGTTGACGGCGGCGCACTGCGTGGCAAA TATGAACTCTTGGGATGTTGCAAGATTGACAGTGCGCCTAGGCGACtacaatattaaaacaaatacaGAAATTCGTCACATCGAAAGACGAGTGAAGAGAGTCGTAAGGCACCGAGGTTTCAATTCCCGTACGCTTTACAACGACGTGGCACTTCTTACGCTAAGCGAGCCCGTAGAATTCACCGAACAAATACGACCTATCTGTCTTCCTAGCGGCTCGCAATTGTATTCTGGCAAGACGGCGACAGTCATTGGATGGGGCTCGTTgagagaaa GTGGACCACAACCCGCAATTTTGCAAGAAGTTTCAATACCAGTGTGGTCAAACAGCGAGTGTAAATTCAAATACGGCGCTGCAGCACCAGGTGGTATAGTCGACAGTTTTCTCTGCGCTGGTCGAGCCGCTAAGGATTCATGCTCG ggTGATAGTGGAGGACCTTTGATGGTGAATGATGGTCGCTGGACGCAGGTCGGTATTGTATCATGGGGCATAGGATGCGGTAAAGGGCAATATCCAGGTGTATATACGAGAGTGACACACTTTTTGCCATGGATTTATAAAAACTTGAAGTAG
- the Gwl gene encoding serine/threonine-protein kinase greatwall yields the protein MEETVPDSPTLQLGENNHVNEQHFIDTTCSDDVERHGECTPQQSEICINNSIFNTISKIVNPATKVPDIQDFKIVKPISRGAFGKVFLGYKKTNSEQVYAIKVMKKNEMINKNMASQVVIERNALALIRSPYCVQLFYSLQSISSVYLVMEYMVGGDLKSLLGVYGFMEESMAAFYTAEVCLALDYLHSHGIVHRDLKPDNMLLSREGHVKLTDFGLSKISSLHRDLEISDLVNPMTPSLCTRTPGQLLSLTSHLSFGSGQKSNESNLSDRSTPAMNLLSALQKNSNFKTVEHMSPNSVVSVASGDYSRISGVTPFQSAEDLRFEQSNEEQSAEEDESTFQKCENGLDSSTSYYTCDASSTQTTNCIDLIVEEEEEEEKDESTLEEEQSEHRTLVHTSPVSTCTNSFVFRASKKRKRAGVNATTGLTCEIDAIDLDISKTPRLKRNNRDSVFPYTSPTINVISTKTKDISASVENHGNKTPNQDTDQNTGSTGRVAFSTPVSAAKQKDHNEKQRKCQEEDDARSLIKTRFRLPPPSSAMHSIHDSHTDLENISEGHRSPQGISPIKTPATSGNCYTPYRTPKSVRRGGQGINRSDDCILGTPDYLAPELLLKQGHGPAVDWWALGICLYEFCTGLPPFNDETPQAVFTNILARDIPWPEDEEALSSAATDAIDALLTLDQASRPTAKEVRVMNLFRDFPWDEPSKAVPPFIPQPDDKYDTYYFQTRNTMQQLNISNCDT from the exons atggAAGAAACCGTGCCCGATTCGCCGACGTTACAATTAGGggaaaataatcacgttaaCGAACAACATTTCATTGATACAACCTGTAGTGACGATGTGGAACGTCATGGGGAGTGCACGCCACAACAGTCCGAAATATGCatcaataattcaatttttaataccaTTTCCAAGATCGTTAATCCTGCCACGAAG gTGCCAGATATACAGGATTTTAAGATAGTAAAGCCAATAAGCAGAGGAGCATTTGGCAAGGTTTTCTTAGGCTATAAGAAAACCAATTCTGAGCAGGTATATGCAATAAAAGtgatgaaaaaaaacgaaatgaTAAACAAGAATATGGCATCACAAGTAGTAATTGAGCGCAATGCACTAGCATTAATTCGTAGTCCGTATTGCGTGCAGCTGTTTTATTCACTGCAATCCATCAGCAGTGTGTATCTAGTCATGGAGTACATGGTAGGTGGTGATCTCAAGAGTTTGCTCGGTGTTTATGGTTTCATGGAGGAGTCTATGGCAGCGTTTTACACGGCAGAAGTTTGCCTGGCACTTGATTATCTTCACTCGCACGGTATAGTGCACAGAGATCTTAAACCAGATAATATGCTGTTGTCACGTGAAGGACATGTTAAATTGACAGACTTTGGACTTAGTAAGATATCGTCCTTGCATAGAGATCTTGAAATATCAGATTTAGTAAATCCTATGACTCCTAGTCTGTGTACTAGGACACCTGGCCAGCTACTTTCGCTGACATCGCATCTCTCCTTTGGTTCTGGCCAAAAATCTAACGAATCAAATCTCAGCGATAGAAGTACACCAGCCATGAATTTACTTTCCGCGCTTcaaaaaaatagcaattttaAAACTGTAGAGCATATGTCGCCTAACTCAGTTGTATCTGTCGCGTCTGGAGATTATTCTCGAATATCTGGCGTCACACCTTTTCAGTCTGCAGAGGATCTGCGGTTTGAGCAGAGTAATGAAGAACAAAGTGCAGAAGAAGACGAGTCCACCTTTCAAAAATGTGAAAATGGTTTGGATAGCTCTACCAGTTATTATACATGTGATGCATCTTCTACACAAACAACTAATTGTATCGATCTGATtgtggaggaggaggaagaggaagagaaggaTGAATCCACGCTTGAAGAAGAACAGTCAGAGCATAGAACTCTTGTACATACTAGTCCTGTAAGTACTTGCACAAATTCATTTGTATTTCGGGCAtcgaaaaaaaggaaacgggCCGGTGTGAATGCAACAACAGGTTTAACGTGCGAGATCGATGCAATTGATTTAGATATTAGTAAAACACctagattaaaaagaaacaatcgTGACTCTGTATTTCCTTATACGAGTCCAACGATCAATGTTATCTCCACAAAAACGAAAGATATTTCTGCGTCGGTGGAAAATCATGGAAATAAGACACCGAATCAGGACACCGATCAGAATACTGGATCTACAGGAAGGGTGGCCTTCAGTACGCCAGTATCGGCTGCTAAACAAAAAGATCATAATGAAAAGCAACGGAAATGCCAGGAAGAAGATGACGCGAGAAGTTTGATCAAAACGAGATTTCGTCTGCCACCACCATCGTCTGCTATGCATTCAATTCATGATTCGCACACGGATTTAGAAAACATATCCGAGGGACACCGATCGCCTCAAGGTATATCGCCGATTAAAACTCCCGCGACTTCAGGCAATTGTTACACACCCTACAGAACGCCCAAATCTGTTAGAAGAGGCGGTCAAGGTATTAACAGATCAGATGATTGCATACTTGGCACGCCCGATTACCTTGCCCCGGAATTGTTACTTAAACAAGGACACGGGCCGGCCGTTGACTGGTGGGCACTAGGCATCTGTCTCTATGAATTCTGCACGGGTTTACCGCCGTTTAATGACGAAACGCCACAGGCAGTGTTCACTAACATTCTTGCACGCGACATTCCTTGGCCCGAAGATGAGGAGGCTCTATCATCGGCAGCAACTGATGCCATTGATGCACTGCTCACATTGGATCAAGCGTCTCGTCCAACGGCAAAAGAGGTGCGCGTTATGAACCTCTTCCGTGATTTTCCATGGGACGAACCTTCAAAAGCGGTGCCCCCATTCATTCCACAGCCGGACGATAAGTACGATACGTACTATTTTCAAA cacggAATACTATGCAGCAATTGAATATAAGTAATTGCGATACATAA